GAGTGGTGTTTatattccctgggggcccagggggTCTGGCGTCTAAGCCTTCCCAGGTTCTGCTGCCCCTGTGGGCAGCTGGCCAGACACCGGACTTCTTTGGCTCTGCCCTTCGAGGAGGCCGAGACCTAGACGGCAATGGATACCCTGGTGAGTGGTGCCTGAGGCCCCTTTCACCTGAGAATTCCCTGGTCGCAGACCCCCTAGCCTCTCTAATGTATTTGCCTAAGCTCCTGGGTGCAGTTCTAGGATGTGCCACCAGATGGCGATGCCCCCTCACTTCAGCCTCCTTGAAAAAGCAGCTAGAAAGGGTTGGGAAGAATTCTGTTTGGGGGCCTGCTATATGGGGtagtttcttttgatttcttgcaGATCTGATTGTGGGGTCCTTTGgtgtagacaaggctgtggtatACAGGTATGAACTCGGGCAGGGGATAGCCTGGGAAACACGGGAACTGGGGGATTTCTCAACAGGGCTGAGTTTGGGGAAGTATACAAACTGGGATCCTGGAGCTTGGGCATCGGCTTCCTGTGCCCGGGTTCCTGAGGAGCCTTAGTTCTTTGACCCCCCACTTTCACTCTTGGCAGGGGTCGCCCCATCGTGTCTGCCAGTGCCTCCCTCACCATCTTTCCCGCCATGTTCAACCCAGAAGAGCACAGCTGCAGCTTGGAGGGAAACCCTGTGACTTGGTgagggggggggtgggggagggagattGCAGGATGGAGTCTGGGGGTACCTCATCTGTGCCTGGAAGTGGGGAGGGTGAGCAGGCCTTTGAAAGGGGGCACATGGGCCTGTCCCAGTCCGGGTCTGTCTGGGAGGCAGGCAGAGAATACAATGCCTGTTCCAGGTGAATACACCAGCTTTCCTTTTGGTCCTCTAGCATCAATCTCAGCTTCTGCCTCAATGCTTCTGGAAAACATGTTCCTGACTCCATCGGTGAGGGAGACTGCATGAACCTTTCGGGCACTGGGACGGGGGTGGAAGGGCTGGGGACCTGGGGACCTCTTTTCTCTCTGGATAAATTAGGAGAGGGGAAGATGCTGCTTAACGTACATGCACGGCCACAGGCTTCACGGTGGAGCTCCAGTTGGACTGGCAGAAGCAGAAGGGCGGGGTACGGCGGGCGCTGTTCCTGGCCTCCCGACAGGCCACCCTGACCCAGACCCTGCTCATCCAGAACGGGGCTCGGGAGGACTGCAGAGAGATGAAGATCTACCTCAGGGTAGGGGCAGGAGGGCGGGGCGTGGACTGGCTTGGGGAGGGTGGCCACATAGAACCGGGGACCCGTCCTGAAGGGAAGAGGACTGGGAGATTCCAGTGAAGGTCCTGGGTCTTTGGGGGGCTGGGGCAGAGTGCCTTTCTGTCCGAGGAGCTGGGAACCAGGCTGCCTCAGAAGCAATGAGCGCGGTTGTTGGGACACCTAAATTCTTGAGGGTCTTGCATGGACAAAGGGAGATGTGAGAGGATGAGGAGCAGGGTCGCCAAGTCCCCTGTGTCCCCTGACTCTGTGAACCCTCCCCCCCACCGCCGCCCCAGAACGAATCAGAGTTTCGAGATAAACTCTCCCCGATTCACATCGCCCTCAATTTCTCCCTGGACCCTCAAGCCCCAGTGGACAGCCATGGCCTCCGGCCAGTCCTACACTACCAGAGCAAGAGCCGCATAGAGGACAAGGTGAGGCAGGGTGGGGAGACAGGCCAGGAGGAGAGGGGCCTGGGCCTCTGGGGGCGGGGCCCTGGAGCGGGGAGCTGACAGCTTGGGAGGCAGTCGCAACTCCCCCTCTCACGGCTGCCCCACTCTCCAGGCTCAGATCTTGCTGGATTGTGGAGAAGACAATATCTGTGTGCCAGACCTACAGCTGGAAGTGTTTGGGTGAGTGAAGGCTGACGTCAGGCTGGGGGGTTCCAGATGCTGAAGTCGCCTAGCAGGACACATGGAGCTTGGAAGCACCTGGCACgtggagaagaagaagaacatatcagctggctgtgtgacctcaggaaataATGCAACTTCTCTGTATACTGGGAATAATAGCATCTATTTCTGTAGCTTTttggaaggattaaatgaaataatctacATAAACCATCTAGCCTAGTGCCTGCCATAAAGCTAGAAGTCAGTGAACGgtgtctattattattatattattatcgtTATGGCCCATTGTCTGGCTTGGGGATTAATTCTCCAGTGTCCCTGACCCCTGTGTCCCCTCCAGGGAGCAGAACCACGTATACCTGGGCGACAAGAATTCTCTGAACCTCACTTTCCACGCCCAGAATGTGGGTGAGGGTGGCGCCTACGAGGCAGAGCTTCGGGTCACGGCCCCTCCGGAAGCTGAGTACTCGGGACTCGTCAGACACCCAGGGGTGAGTGAGGACCCACAGGAGGGGCTTGGGAGGAGACCCTGCCAAAGGGACACCGAAGCCTTACCTgcacccaccccacctccagaaCTTCTCCAGCCTGAGCTGTGACTACTTTGCTGTGAACCAGAGTCGTCTGCTGGTGTGTGACCTGGGCAACCCCATGAAGGCCGGGGCCAGTGTAAGTCTGGGGCCATCTCACGCCGAACTGAGctggggggaagggaaggagggccGCAGTCGGTGTGTGGCAGACGCTCGGTCTAACAGCCCGCTTGTCCGTCCTCCCTGTCCCGCAGCTCTGGGGTGGCCTTCGGTTCACAGTCCCTCACCTCAGGGACACGAAGAAAACCATCCAGTTTGACTTCCAGATCCTCAGgtagggagggggcggggcaggggcagAGTCCGGCGCAGGTGGCATTCTGGCTGGGCTCTAGCACCATCAGAGTCTCTCCTCGTCCCACAGCAAGAATCTCAACAACTCACAAAGCGACGTGGTTTCCTTCCGGCTGTCGGTGGAGGCTCAGGCCCAGGTCTCTCTTAACGGGTCAGTGCCCGGGCAAAACGGGGCGTCTCTGGGAGGGGAGACGGACTTCTAGCAAAGGAGGCATATGAAATGGGGTCCCTTCCACTATCCTCTAAACCACCCTGCTCTGCAGGGTCTCCAAGCCCGAGGCAGTGCTATTTCCGGTGAGCGACTGGCGTCCCCAAGACCAGCCGCAGGAGGAGGGTGACGTGGGCCCTGCCGTCCACCATGTCTACGAGGTGCGCGGGCTGCTGGGAATGGAGGGCGGGGCTAGAATGAAtgacagggaaggaggagccagTATGAGTGACAGATGGCTGGGGCCAGCCTGAGGGGCTGAGGGGAAGAGGGGCAAGGGGGAGGTAAAGGCCTGGACAGGATCAGTGAGAGACCAGCCAGCTGAGTGACTTAGAAGGGGAGGCTGGAGCCACCTCCAGGAGGGTTGCCTGGAAAGGATTTCTTCTCTGCCCATTAATTTCCTGCCTCACTCCTGAGACTCAGAGCAGAGAAGAATGGGCCACTGGGACCCGGGTCTCAACAGGGAAGAATCGCTCCCTCCCTTCCCATGATGACTGTGCCTTCCTCTCCTCAGCTCATCAACCTGGGCCCCAGCTCCATTAGCCAGGGCGTGTTGGAGCTCAGCTGTCCCCATGCTCTGGATGGCCAGCAGCTCCTCTACGTGACCAGGGTCACAGGACTAAACAACTGCACCACCAGTCACCCCCCCAACCCAGAGGGCCTGGAGGTGAGGGGCCTGGGGACTGGCCGGGAGGTGGGGGGCACCAAGTCGATGGTAGTTGGGGAAGTTTGCAGGGACCTAGAAGAGCTAATGAGGATGTGCCTGGAGCTAGGACTTAGGCCACTGGAAGGCAGTCAGAAGTCCCACAGACACCTTGAGGCCCTGGGAGGGGAAAAGATTGTTTTAAGCACTgcatttctgtctttctgcctGAAGTATCCTTCCCTGATTCCATGCCCTGGCATACTCCTAGGGCCCAGCTCAGCACCACCCCTTCTGGAAAGCTGTCTTCAGACCCACTCCCCTAGACCCCAGTGTctgttttaaagttcattttattcatagacaacatttaaattaaatgaatgaCTGTACAGAACCATGTTACCGGCTCAGGAAATATCACAGGAACCAAAATTTACAAGGTCCCTACTCTCATGGAGTTAGAGGAGGGTAATAAACAataaggtttcccaggtggtacagtggtaaagaatcttcctgtcagtgcaggagatgcaagagaggagagttctatccctggatcggaaagatctcctggagtaggaaatggcaacccgctccagttttcttgcctgggaaatcccatagttagtggagcctgatgggctccgtggggtcacaaagagtcagacatgactgagcaactgagcgtgtgCACGCAATAAAAAATAGAGACAGGAACAGATATTGAAAAGTGATGAAAGTGCAGTGCTCAcatgctggggtggggtggagctgGGAGCGTCTGAGCTGGATCATCAGGGAAAACCTCTTGAGGAAGGAACAGGTGAATTGAGTATGAAAAATAAGGATGAAACTGCTTGTGAAGACTTAAGAGAGTattccaagcagagggaacagccagtgcaaaggcctcaAGGCAGAGACAGTGCCctaattatttatttacacatCGCCTCCTCCTAAACTCCAGGGACCAAATCTTACTCGTTTTAACGAGTTTGCTGCCTTGCCATAGGAGGTGGTCAGTTGCATGAATGGAAGACCAGGTCAAAGCTGCTGCAGACCCCAAATGCAGGCTGACTCAGATGCTGTAATGAGGTGGGAGAGGCAGCTAATGGTCTCTTTACTCTTCCAGTTGGATCCCGAGGGTTCCCAGCACCACCGGCTGCAAAGACGGGATGTTCCAGGTCGGAGCCCTGCCTCCTCAGGGCCTCAGATTCTGGTAAGTTGTCCTGAGAATGAGGTCTGGGCCCAAGTGTTGAGTACCTCTGTGGGTCCTCAGAGCCACCAGAAGGGCAGAACTCACGGTTCAAGCCTCCTATTTCTTCCCAGAAATGCCCAGAGGCAGAGTGTTTCAAGCTGCGCTGCGAGCTAGGGCCACTCCACCGGCAAGAGAGCAGAAGTCTGCAACTGCATTTCCGCGTCTGGGCCAAGACTTTCCTACAGGTGAGGGAGCCTCACCTTAGtcctgacccctgacccctgaCCTTCAGGTCTGCTGGACTGACTCCCGCTTTCCCCACTGCCCTAGCCACCCCTTTCGTGACTGGGACCCAGACAGCCCCACTCCCCTCCCTCACCGTTGTTTGGACAGGGCTGTGTGTGCTTGGCGACACCTAGTGGCCTCACTGGGAGCGACAGCTTCCCTTTTCTGGCAGATTaggaggggagggctggagggAGACCAGCCGGCAAATAagggcagacagacagagaggATGAATCCATCGTGGAGAGGCAAGCAGATGTATGAACAGGAAATAGTAGTCATTTGTTGAGTGCACACTATGGGCTAAACATTGTCCTAGGTGCTTAGCCCATATTAATGactcaagaaattttttttctattgaacaTGCCGTTATCTAATTATCCACTATTCAGTTATAACTATTTAGttacacatttattttctcctaTAAGGACTATAGAGAGAGATTCAGAGAGTgagttcaaaatagggaaagatTGTAACCAGAGCCAGAAACTGGGGAGCCCGATGTCCTCCAGATGCCAAGAGGTGCTACCCTGAACACCTTTCCCCCACCCACAGGGGGAGCACCAGCCATTTAGCCTGCAGTGTGAGGCCGTGTATGAAGCCCTGAAGATGCCCTATAAAATCCTGCCTCGGCAGCTTCCCCAAAAGGAGCTGCAGGTAAGTCTAAGGCCAGCAGGCTGGGCCGTGAAAGACAGTTCTGGGCCTGGCACGAGGACTACATGACGGGCGCTGGCCCGATTATGGTAACAAACATTGACTGAgctcctgctgtgtgccaggcactgtgctaagtccCGGGAACACAGTGATAAGCAAGATGGACAGGGCAGTGAGAAGACTGTGACAGGGTCAGCATGTTTAGACCACATCAGAGGGGACTTGAACACACACTTGCAGAATTGGGAAGGGCTGTCTGGAAGAAGTGATGTTTCAGCAAGACCTGAAGACTGCATGGGATCTACCAGGCTAACCGGTCAGGAAAGGAGTCTTTTCTGGGGAGAGGAAATGAGCAGGAGTGAAGGCCTGAAAGAAACAGTAATGCACATTTTAGAAATTTGAAGttcagaattctgttagcctAAAATGGGAGTGGCAAGTGGGAGCCAGGTGTAGGGTGGGAAGAACCAGACGGCTTTCCAGTGACCTCTCCTGGCTTGCTCCCCAGGTGGCCACGGCTGTGCAGTGGATCAAGGCAGAAGGCAGCCACGGAGTCCCTCTCTGGATCATTATCTTAGCCATCCTCATTGGCCTCCTGCTGCTCGGTCTGCTCATCTATATCCTCTACAAGGTCAGCCACATCCTACTCGACTTGGCCTTCTCTCACCAGGTTCTGCCCTTGACCCAGCACACTCCCTAGTAGCTGCCTCCAGACCCGTTCTCCAGCCACACGCATCCCCTCTGGACACTGCCTATACCATCCCTTCTTTCATTCTACAGCCCCTAGCTTAGAAAGAGTTCTCTTGACTCAAGCTGATAAGTTTACCAATACTTTCAAAATCAAGGTGACTCACAAGTGGCCAGTGTGTGGCACATGTGTGTGTCACCTCCACCAAAAACCCATGGTAGCCATCCCTAACTGATCATACTCTAGAAATagcctcagaatccttctcaagAGGCAGCCACTTCTAGGCAGCGAGACTTCAAATCTGTTTGCCATCCCTGGCTTAACTGTGGACATTTTTACAACACCAAAGCAGCCCAGCCTAAGGCCTCCTGGCCCATTAGACCTCTTGGAGAGGTAGTCTTCACAGCCTGAATTTGGGCCGCTTTTGCAAGATGGGGAGACTGGAAGCACTGAAGTCATCTTTGTCCCCTCCTGGGATAAGATCTACAGAGAACTAACTCagttctccctccttccttctcattaGCTCGGATTCTTCAAACGCTCCCTCCCGTACGGCACCGCCATGGAAAAAGCTCAGCTCAAGCCTCCAGCCACCTCCGATGCCTGATTCCTCCCAATCTTGAAGGCCCAGTCCCCCCACCCTCAGTCTACTgacagggagggggctgggcgcTTCCTGAAGGTGCTGAGGGCCAGGGAGAAgctcctctccccagcccagaGACATACTTGAAGGGCCAGAGCCGGGAGGTGAGGAGCTGGGGATCCCCTCCCCCCATGCACTGTGAAGGACCCTCGTTTACACATGCCCTCCTCATGGATGAGGGAACTCAGATCCAGGGACAGaggccccagcctccctgccaCCTTTGCATTTTGGAGAATTTCCTGAAAACACCTTGGAACCAGAACTAGGGGATCCAATCCCAGTTCTCCGGCTCAGATGTGGCACCAGGACTTCCTGTCCAGCTCCAACCCCGCAGAGATCTGTCGTCGGCCTTGCCAGAGATCCACAGGAAGCCCCCAGCTAAGAGCCTGGAACCTGGGGAGCGAGACATGGCAGCTCTGGACAGCCCCCACCCTGGTGGGCCAACAAAGAACACTAACCATGGATGGCACCCCAGGCCCAGCTCAGGACAGATCCCACACCAGGATCCACGCTGGCCCAGAAGCAGCTCCAAGGGGAACCAGAACTTTCACAGGGCCAGATCGAACCTGGGGCCGGGGCCTGAAGTTCATCTGGGACCCAGACTCAGACGTTGGTAACCTAACTAGGCAGATCCAGGACATTTGAGCCTGCTCCAGACCTGGGCCTGGAGACCAAATCCACCTCTGACTCAGGAGAAGTCAGGAATTGCCCAGGACCCTGAAGGGGCCATGATGCTAACAGATCTGGAACCTTAACCCCAGCTGGACGTAGGCCCTCTCAGTCCTCCGCAGAAAGGGGAGCCTGCTGTCCCGAGCCTGCGGGTTTGGGTTCTGCCCACCAGCTGCACTGAcgctgcccctcctctccctaCCCAACCCTCCCCTCACCTCGGCTCCGGACACCCGGGACTTATTTAAACTCTGTTGCAAGTGCAATAAACCCGGCCCGGTGCCCCCACTGATCAGAGCTGGAATCTGTCCTTTCCCTACTCTTTCCAGATCTTTCCTGGAACCAGGCCTCTTGGTGGATAGGAAATGTTTCTTGCAGTCTCTTTACACTGGGAGCCAGGAGTATGACCCCCAGGAACTGTGGAACTAGTTTTGGGGTTACCTTTTCTTACATGGAAGAGATGATGGAAGGGGTGAGACCAGGACTTGACTCCTGCCCATCCCCCAGACCCACCAGATCTGATGCCAACGCCTCTAAGAGAACAGAGAGAGGAATTCCTTCTCTTTGGATTTGAGGGTTAGGGAAGAATATGAAAGGAGAGGTCAAAGCTGAAGGTGGAGGAAGGTGGCCCAGAAGATTCACTTGGGCTTCCAGAAATTAGAATAATGAAAAGGGTTGAGAGAAAAGGCCACAGAACGAAATCAGAAGAAAGCCAGTtgggtttgtgttttgttttcattacccATTGTATTCCGATgggtgctgctgcttctgctgctaagttgcttcagttgtgtccgactctgtgcgaccccatagatggcagcccaccaggctcccccgtccctgggattctccaggcaagaacactggagtgggttgccatttccttctccaatgcatgaaagtgaaaagtgaaagtgaagtcgctcagtcgtgtccgactcttcgcgaccccatggactgcagcctaccaggctcctccgtccatgggattttccagacaagaatactggagtggggtgccatcgccttctccatgagGGAATGTTAAATagtttacatacattatctcatctaATTTCGATCAAATTAAATGTGTGAGGCAAGCACAATTAACCCCATTTACACAAGGGGAAATTGAGGTCCAGAGAAGTtatataacttgcccaaggtcacagtctAATTCAGCCTTGCCTGACTGTGAAAGCCCTATTCTTAACCGACATGACAGATGGTTCAGGTCTTTGAAGATGAAGTGAGGGAACCCCTCAgcatcctctgtctcctggaggCCTATCTTAAACTAATGTCCAGCAAGAGCATGGGGAGGGGTGCTGAAATTCAAATAGGATTGTTAGAGGCAAACG
This region of Ovis canadensis isolate MfBH-ARS-UI-01 breed Bighorn chromosome 3, ARS-UI_OviCan_v2, whole genome shotgun sequence genomic DNA includes:
- the ITGA5 gene encoding integrin alpha-5, with protein sequence MREEGGGSREKEGENPNPPSLTQSRQPASSWGWGEGSGEVRPPHAPSGWGARAQRSRDPGMPPRPPPRQAGGGLSREFGKLLPALSHSPLGGLGSGSGSVAPGQGRAGAMGSRTPGSPLHAVQLRRGARRGPRLLPLLLLLLPPPPRVGGFNLDAEAPAVLSGPPGSFFGFSVEFYRPGTDGVSVLVGAPKANTSQPGVLQGGAVYLCPWGTSPAQCTPIEFDSKGSRILESSTSSPEGEEPVEYKSLQWFGATVRAHGSSILACAPLYSWRTEKEPQSDPVGTCYLSTGNFTRILEYAPCRSDFSQEAGQGYCQGGFSAEFTKTGRVVLGGPGSYFWQGQILSATQEQIAESYYPGYLINPVRGQLQTRQASSIYDDSYLGYSVAVGEFSGDDREDFVAGVPKGNLTYGYVTILNGSDIRSLYNFSGEQMASYFGYAVAATDINGDGLDDLLVGAPLLMERTADGRPQEVGRVYIYLQRLAGMEPTPTLTLTGQDEFGRFGSSLTPLGDLDQDGYNDVAIGAAFGGENRQGVVFIFPGGPGGLASKPSQVLLPLWAAGQTPDFFGSALRGGRDLDGNGYPDLIVGSFGVDKAVVYRGRPIVSASASLTIFPAMFNPEEHSCSLEGNPVTCINLSFCLNASGKHVPDSIGFTVELQLDWQKQKGGVRRALFLASRQATLTQTLLIQNGAREDCREMKIYLRNESEFRDKLSPIHIALNFSLDPQAPVDSHGLRPVLHYQSKSRIEDKAQILLDCGEDNICVPDLQLEVFGEQNHVYLGDKNSLNLTFHAQNVGEGGAYEAELRVTAPPEAEYSGLVRHPGNFSSLSCDYFAVNQSRLLVCDLGNPMKAGASLWGGLRFTVPHLRDTKKTIQFDFQILSKNLNNSQSDVVSFRLSVEAQAQVSLNGVSKPEAVLFPVSDWRPQDQPQEEGDVGPAVHHVYELINLGPSSISQGVLELSCPHALDGQQLLYVTRVTGLNNCTTSHPPNPEGLELDPEGSQHHRLQRRDVPGRSPASSGPQILKCPEAECFKLRCELGPLHRQESRSLQLHFRVWAKTFLQGEHQPFSLQCEAVYEALKMPYKILPRQLPQKELQVATAVQWIKAEGSHGVPLWIIILAILIGLLLLGLLIYILYKLGFFKRSLPYGTAMEKAQLKPPATSDA